In the Helianthus annuus cultivar XRQ/B chromosome 11, HanXRQr2.0-SUNRISE, whole genome shotgun sequence genome, one interval contains:
- the LOC110891591 gene encoding probable glucan 1,3-beta-glucosidase A → MKTPNSKRQLLGIVFVFVLFIISNGRSLDTNSQFIKAVNLGGWLVTEGWIKPSLFDSIPNKDFLDGAWLQFKSKTIGKFLAAELGGGTIIVANSSSASDWETFRLWRINETSFHIRVFNKQFLGLDSSGINLVAVSTDYKTSGVFEIIRKSDDPSLVRIKAPNGSFLQAKTQDLVTADSKGDGQWKDDDPSVFMLTISQRLQGEYQVTNGYGPSKAPQIMNDHWNTFIVEEDFNFIATSGLNAVRIPVGWWTASDPTPPKPFVGGSLQYLDKAFLWATKYNLKVILDLHAAPVSQNGYEHSGSRDGFIEWGQTEESIQETLRVLEFFTARYANNPSLYAVELLNEPRADGVSLSVLTKYYEAGYKVVRKHAPNAFVLLSNRLSGDSKELLPVASRMTNAVIDVHYYHLFNDIFNNMTVEQNIEYVRTNRSEELQAITTLAGPLTSVFEWTSEWKVKGATKEEYQRFSKVQLEVYGRASFGWAYWTLKNAEKHWSFEWMIKNGYINL, encoded by the exons ATGAAAACACCAAATTCAAAAAGGCAGCTATTGGggattgtttttgtgtttgttttgttCATAATATCCAACGGAAGATCGTTGGACACAAACAGCCAGTTCATCAAAGCCGTTAATCTTGGAGGCTGGCTAGTCACAGAAGGCTGGATAAAACCTTCTCTTTTTGATTCGATACCGAACAAAGATTTTTTG GATGGAGCTTGGCTTCAGTTTAAATCGAAAACGATAGGAAAATTCCTTGCTGCAGAGCTCGGCGGAGGTACAATCATCGTTGCAAACAGTTCATCGGCTTCTGACTGGGAAACTTTTCGG TTGTGGAGGATCAATGAGACTAGTTTTCACATACGGGTGTTTAACAAGCAATTTTTAGGACTTGACTCATCCGGAATAAATTTGGTTGCAGTTTCAACAGATTATAAAACATCGGGTGTTTTCGAGATTATTAGAAAATCCGATGATCCGAGTCTTGTTCGGATTAAAGCACCAAATGGGTCCTTCTTACAG GCGAAAACTCAAGATCTCGTGACTGCCGATTCTAAAGGAGATGGGCAGTGGAAAGACGATGATCCTTCTGTTTTCATGTTGACGATATCACAAAGATTGCAAGGAGAGTACCAAGTGACTAATGGTTACGGTCCTTCAAAAGCGCCACAAATCATgaat GATCATTGGAACACATTCATAGTAGAAGAGGATTTCAACTTTATCGCTACAAGCGGTTTAAACGCCGTGAGAATTCCAGTCGGATGGTGGACCGCCAGTGATCCAACACCGCCAAAGCCTTTCGTAGGAGGTTCTTTGCAATATCTTGATAAGGCATTCTTATGGGCAAC GAAATATAACTTGAAGGTGATACTCGATCTACATGCTGCACCGGTCTCCCAAAATGGTTATGAGCATAGCGGTTCTCGCGATGGTTTTATTGAGTGGGGCCAAACGGAAGAAAGTATACAAGAAACGCTTCGTGTCCTTGAGTTCTTCACTGCTAGGTACGCGAACAATCCAAGCTTATACGCCGTTGAGCTCTTAAACGAACCCAGGGCAGATGGAGTATCACTAAGCGTATTGACCAAGTATTACGAAGCTGGCTATAAGGTTGTACGAAAGCATGCTCCGAATGCCTTTGTGCTTCTATCAAACCGACTTAGTGGTGATTCGAAAGAACTTTTACCAGTTGCAAGTCGAATGACGAATGCTGTTATCGATGTTCATTACTACCATCTATTTAATGACATTTTTAACAATATGACTGTCGAACAAAACATTGAGTACGTTAGAACAAACCGTTCTGAGGAACTACAAGCCATTACAACATTAGCTGGACCACTTACTTCTGTGT tcGAATGGACGTCCGAGTGGAAAGTGAAAGGAGCCACTAAAGAAGAATACCAGAGGTTTTCAAAGGTTCAACTAGAAGTGTATGGACGTGCAAGCTTCGGGTGGGCTTATTGGACACTAAAAAATGCGGAGAAGCATTGGAGTTTCGAATGGATGATAAAGAATGGTTACATTAACCTTTAG
- the LOC110889115 gene encoding probable glucan 1,3-beta-glucosidase A, with the protein MKTPNSKGQLLGLVFVFALFIISNGRTLSANNHMIKAVNLGGWLVTEGWMKPSLFDSIPNKDFLDGAALQFKSKTIGKFLAAELGGGTIIVANRSSASGWETFRLWRINATSFHMRVFNKQFLGLDSTGIKLVAIATDYKTSGVFEIIRKSDDPSLVRIKAPNGSFLQAKTQDLVTADSKGDGQWRDDDPSVFEMTIAQTLQGEYQVTNGYGPSKAPQIMNDHWNTFIVENDFNFIATSGLNAVRIPVGWWTASDPTPPKPYVGGSLQYLDKAFLWAKKYNLKVILDLHAAPGSQNGFDHSSSRDGFIEWGQTEETIQETVRVIEFFTARYANNPSLYAVELINEPNANGVSLSVLTKYYEAGYKAVRKHAPNAFVVLSNRLSGDSKELFPVASGMTNVVIDVHYYNLFSDIFNDMTVEQNIEYVRTNRSDELQAITTSTGPLTFVGEWVSEWQVRGASKEEYERFSEAQLEVYGRASFGWAYWSLKNVNNHWSMEWMIKNGYINL; encoded by the exons ATGAAAACACCAAATTCAAAAGGTCAGCTACTGGGGCTTGTTTTTGTGTTTGCTTTGTTCATAATCTCCAATGGAAGAACGTTGAGCGCAAACAACCACATGATCAAAGCCGTTAATCTTGGAGGCTGGCTAGTCACAGAAGGCTGGATGAAACCTTCTCTTTTTGATTCGATACCAAACAAAGATTTCTTG GATGGAGCTGCACTTCAGTTTAAATCTAAAACGATCGGGAAATTCCTTGCTGCAGAGCTTGGCGGAGGTACAATCATCGTTGCAAACCGTTCATCGGCTTCTGGCTGGGAAACTTTTAGG TTGTGGAGGATCAATGCGACCAGTTTTCACATGCGGGTGTTTAACAAGCAATTTCTAGGACTTGACTCAACCGGAATCAAGTTGGTTGCTATTGCAACAGATTATAAAACATCGGGTGTTTTCGAGATTATTAGAAAATCCGATGATCCGAGCCTTGTTCGGATTAAAGCACCAAATGGGTCCTTCTTGCAG GCGAAAACTCAAGATCTCGTGACTGCTGATTCGAAAGGAGACGGGCAATGGCGAGACGATGATCCTTCGGTTTTCGAGATGACGATAGCACAAACATTGCAAGGAGAGTACCAAGTGACTAATGGTTACGGTCCTTCAAAAGCGCCACAAATCATGAAT GATCATTGGAACACATTCATAGTAGAAAACGATTTCAACTTCATCGCTACAAGCGGATTAAACGCTGTGAGAATTCCAGTCGGATGGTGGACCGCTAGTGATCCAACACCGCCGAAACCTTATGTAGGAGGATCTTTGCAATACCTTGACAAGGCATTCTTATGGGCAAA GAAATATAACTTGAAGGTGATACTAGATCTACATGCTGCTCCGGGCTCCCAAAATGGTTTCGACCATAGCTCTTCTCGCGATGGTTTTATTGAGTGGGGCCAAACGGAAGAAACTATACAAGAAACGGTTCGTGTCATTGAGTTCTTTACAGCTAGGTACGCGAACAATCCAAGCTTATACGCAGTTGAGCTAATAAACGAACCCAATGCAAATGGGGTATCACTAAGCGTATTGACCAAGTATTACGAAGCTGGCTATAAGGCTGTACGAAAGCATGCTCCCAACGCCTTTGTGGTTCTATCAAACCGACTTAGTGGTGATTCAAAAGAACTTTTTCCGGTTGCAAGTGGAATGACGAATGTTGTTATTGATGTTCATTACTACAATCTATTTTCTGACATTTTTAACGATATGACTGTCGAACAAAACATTGAGTATGTTAGAACGAACCGTTCTGATGAACTACAAGCCATCACAACATCAACTGGACCACTTACTTTTGTGG GCGAATGGGTGTCCGAGTGGCAAGTAAGAGGGGCTAGTAAGGAAGAATACGAGAGGTTTTCGGAGGCTCAACTAGAAGTGTATGGACGTGCAAGCTTCGGGTGGGCTTATTGGTCACTAAAAAATGTGAATAACCATTGGAGTATGGAGTGGATGATAAAAAATGGTTACATTAACCTTTAG
- the LOC110889116 gene encoding probable (S)-N-methylcoclaurine 3'-hydroxylase isozyme 2 yields MNLIILLVPWPLIFILYRLIINRASSKDTSLPPGPYPWPIIGNIFQIGKKNPHVRLAEMAQLYGPLISLRVGQRVLIVGSSSDAASEILRTHDHVLSGRDVSRLLQNKKQTVHNMNLAFTSECDDNWRFLRNIYKTELLSGKALESGAKMREKKVMEMVKYLASKEGQDIVIKDVVFVTAMNNLGNALLSIDLVDYEGNGIGRGVMDAIRRLIMLIAQPQLADMFPIFGPWDLQGWYKQVMHIIEHDLGSVWEDSLQKKRNRDDSGSSPKDFVDVLIEKGFSNQRINALMEELFAAGTETTGLTTEWFVAELLKNEEAMKKVRDEVTKQINGNVVKESDLVRLPYLEACFKETLRLHPAGPLLIPRKAVETCEIMGYTIPKDSQVLVNVWAINRDPKIWDDPLRFKPERFIGSNVSYKGNEFGYLPFGSGRRMCPGETMASKLILLTVASLVINFDWFIPDKTNPMEINMDEEMDIAMYKKEPLHVIFKLNNELFKN; encoded by the exons ATGAATCTGATCATCCTGTTGGTTCCATGGCCACTAATTTTCATCTTATACCGATTGATTATTAACCGCGCTTCTTCGAAAGACACTTCACTTCCACCAGGTCCATATCCATGGCCAATCATTGGCAACATTTTCCAGATTGGAAAAAAGAATCCTCATGTTCGGCTGGCCGAGATGGCCCAACTTTACGGACCACTCATTTCGCTTCGTGTTGGTCAACGAGTCCTCATTGTGGGATCATCATCAGATGCAGCTTCAGAGATTCTCAGAACTCATGATCATGTTCTTTCGGGTCGTGATGTGTCAAGATTGCTACAAAACAAGAAACAAACTGTTCATAATATGAATCTTGCTTTTACATCAGAATGTGATGATAACTGGAGGTTTTTACGGAATATATATAAAACGGAGCTTCTTTCAG GCAAAGCATTAGAATCTGGGGcaaaaatgagagagaaaaaggTGATGGAGATGGTGAAATATTTAGCTTCAAAAGAAGGCCAAGATATAGTTATAAAAGATGTTGTCTTTGTAACTGCTATGAACAACTTAGGTAATGCATTATTATCAATAGATTTAGTGGATTATGAAGGAAATGGTATAGGTAGAGGAGTCATGGATGCTATAAGAAGACTTATTATGCTAATTGCACAGCCACAGTTAGCAGACATGTTTCCAATATTTGGTCCATGGGATCTACAAGGTTGGTATAAACAGGTTATGCACATTATAGAACATGACCTAGGATCTGTTTGGGAAGATAGTCTCCAAAAGAAACGAAACCGAGATGATTCCGGTTCAAGTCCAAAAGATTTCGTCGACGTTCTGATCGAAAAAGGGTTTTCGAATCAACGGATCAATGCTTTAATGGAG GAGCTATTTGCAGCAGGCACCGAAACTACGGGCTTAACAACAGAATGGTTCGTCGCAGAGCTTCTCAAAAACGAAGAAGCCATGAAGAAGGTTCGGGACGAAGTTACAAAACAAATAAATGGGAACGTAGTAAAAGAGTCGGATCTTGTTCGTCTTCCTTACTTAGAAGCTTGCTTTAAGGAAACACTAAGACTTCACCCTGCAGGACCGCTTCTTATACCACGTAAAGCTGTCGAAACATGTGAGATAATGGGATACACCATTCCAAAAGATAGCCAAGTATTAGTTAATGTTTGGGCGATCAATCGTGATCCAAAGATCTGGGACGATCCTTTGAGGTTCAAACCTGAAAGATTTATCGGATCGAATGTGAGTTACAAAGGGAATGAGTTTGGATACCTACCATTTGGATCAGGAAGAAGAATGTGTCCTGGAGAAACAATGGCTTCTAAGTTGATTCTCCTTACAGTTGCTTCTTTGGTCATCAACTTTGATTGGTTCATTCCGGATAAGACAAACCCCATGGAAATCAACATGGATGAGGAGATGGATATAGCAATGTACAAGAAGGAACCATTGCATGTAATTTTCAAGCTCAATAATGAACTGTTCAAGAATTGA